In the genome of Actinomadura graeca, one region contains:
- a CDS encoding CBS domain-containing protein has product MATKIRDIMTGSPTSVSPELDLVTVARAMRDEDIGAVLVAEGDDLKGVITDRDLVVRGLAAGGDPTQAKVGGIASSVTATVGPDDTLDKAAQIMRERSVRRLPVLEDGRPVGIVSIGDLAIEKDSGSALADISAARSNG; this is encoded by the coding sequence ATGGCCACGAAGATCCGCGACATCATGACCGGTTCCCCGACGTCGGTGTCCCCGGAGCTCGACCTCGTCACCGTGGCGCGCGCGATGCGCGATGAGGACATCGGCGCCGTCCTGGTGGCGGAGGGCGACGACCTGAAGGGCGTGATCACCGACCGCGACCTGGTGGTGCGGGGCCTGGCCGCGGGCGGCGACCCCACCCAGGCCAAGGTCGGCGGCATCGCCAGCAGCGTCACCGCCACGGTCGGCCCGGACGACACGCTCGACAAGGCGGCGCAGATCATGCGCGAGCGCTCGGTGCGTCGCCTGCCGGTGCTGGAGGACGGCCGTCCGGTGGGCATCGTGTCCATCGGCGACCTGGCGATCGAGAAAGACTCCGGCTCGGCGCTCGCCGACATCAGCGCCGCCCGCTCGAACGGCTGA
- a CDS encoding LCP family protein: MDDLELLRALGRDLEEEPPGSLAGQRRRLTGEAGGAAGGRRRPGLRAPGRWTALAAVAAVTAALALMPALVLGGHGEAVPGGSGRTAIATGRALNVLFVGADGRGTAPARSDTLVLVHLPADRAKARVVSIPRDSLVWFPACEVPGGKVVPPHRGPIDQAFSLGAGCARTTVESLTGVRIDTTVVIGFGGFAQMVDAVGGVEMTLPKAVRDPAPGLSAPAGRVRLDGAAALAYVRAGHGRGDGSELSRIERQQRFMAALLRQAHDLRLRSPVRYTKFLAVSAASVATYPRLDVRALQAVARGMDETGPAAVTFDTVPVRPAREDPGGLAWDRPAADRLFSQFRE; this comes from the coding sequence GTGGACGATCTCGAACTGCTCCGCGCCCTCGGCCGTGACCTGGAGGAGGAGCCGCCCGGCTCGCTCGCCGGGCAGCGCCGGCGGCTGACGGGCGAGGCGGGCGGCGCCGCCGGCGGGCGCCGCCGGCCCGGCCTCCGCGCGCCGGGCCGGTGGACGGCGCTCGCCGCGGTCGCCGCGGTCACGGCGGCACTCGCCCTCATGCCCGCGCTGGTGCTCGGCGGCCATGGCGAGGCGGTGCCCGGTGGTTCCGGCCGCACCGCGATCGCGACGGGCCGGGCGCTGAACGTCCTGTTCGTCGGCGCGGACGGGCGGGGGACCGCCCCGGCGCGCTCGGACACCCTGGTGCTCGTCCACCTGCCCGCCGACCGCGCGAAGGCGCGTGTGGTGAGCATCCCGAGGGACTCGCTGGTGTGGTTCCCCGCGTGCGAGGTACCCGGCGGGAAGGTCGTCCCGCCGCACCGGGGCCCCATCGACCAGGCGTTCTCCCTCGGCGCCGGGTGCGCGCGCACGACGGTGGAGTCGCTGACCGGCGTGCGGATCGACACCACCGTGGTGATCGGTTTCGGCGGGTTCGCGCAGATGGTGGACGCCGTCGGAGGTGTCGAGATGACGCTTCCGAAGGCCGTCCGCGACCCGGCGCCGGGGCTGTCCGCCCCTGCGGGACGGGTGCGGCTGGACGGCGCGGCCGCGCTCGCCTATGTCCGGGCCGGGCACGGCCGGGGCGACGGCTCGGAGCTGTCCCGGATCGAGCGCCAGCAGCGGTTCATGGCGGCCCTGCTGCGGCAGGCGCACGACCTGCGGCTCCGCAGCCCGGTCCGGTATACGAAGTTCCTTGCCGTCTCGGCGGCTTCGGTCGCCACCTACCCGCGCCTGGACGTCCGGGCCCTCCAGGCCGTGGCCCGCGGCATGGACGAGACGGGCCCCGCGGCGGTCACGTTCGACACCGTCCCGGTGAGGCCCGCGCGCGAGGATCCCGGCGGGCTCGCCTGGGACCGCCCGGCGGCCGACAGGCTCTTCTCGCAGTTCCGGGAATGA
- a CDS encoding RNA polymerase sigma factor, whose amino-acid sequence MPVTGAPAAPGVPSAPPRDADLVRRSLDDPEEFAALFDRYSAMIYRYVSRRLGPGPAEDLVGETFLAAFSRRHRYDLAQPDARPWLFGIATKLIARHHRGEAARYRALRRSPVDGPVEGPAERVADGVTASAARPLLAEALAGLPRRDRDVLLLVAWGDLAYEEVARALGIPVGTVRSRLSRARRKVRARLGGANPMHEEE is encoded by the coding sequence ATGCCCGTAACGGGCGCACCCGCCGCGCCCGGCGTGCCCTCCGCCCCGCCGCGCGACGCCGATCTCGTCAGGCGGTCGCTGGACGACCCGGAGGAGTTCGCGGCGCTGTTCGACCGCTACTCGGCGATGATCTACCGCTACGTCTCGCGGCGGCTCGGTCCCGGGCCCGCCGAGGACCTCGTCGGCGAGACGTTCCTCGCCGCCTTCAGCCGGCGGCACCGCTACGACCTCGCGCAGCCGGACGCGCGGCCGTGGCTGTTCGGCATCGCGACGAAGCTGATCGCGCGGCATCACCGCGGCGAGGCGGCCCGGTACCGGGCGCTGCGCCGCAGTCCCGTGGACGGCCCGGTCGAGGGCCCCGCCGAACGGGTGGCGGACGGGGTGACCGCGTCCGCGGCGCGCCCGCTGCTGGCCGAGGCGCTCGCGGGGCTGCCCCGCCGCGACCGGGACGTGCTGCTGCTGGTCGCGTGGGGGGACCTGGCCTACGAGGAGGTCGCGCGGGCGCTCGGCATCCCGGTCGGGACGGTCCGCTCCCGCCTGAGCCGGGCCCGGCGCAAGGTGCGCGCGCGGCTCGGCGGCGCCAACCCGATGCACGAGGAGGAGTAG
- a CDS encoding D-alanyl-D-alanine carboxypeptidase family protein, with amino-acid sequence MSGDRDEEGLAVADAQQESEQAVRPDAAGDPAPGDEAAEGTAPEGTRAEAPAAPKPEPARSGTAEFRIPDAPGQKAREETPGEDDDTPGEATDEASRKDEASRKKAAALTRPDISVRRSPTPTVEDTPAGTPTREEPAQPVPGPWEGKPPVQADAERPETGSSGRWAAPWEDEAPAQPAPEPEATEPQAAAPQPPAPQPPAPQPPAPPAVAPAAPVPPADAQEGGAPRPRRRRRALVIVLAAAVLVAGVVTGQLVRPVPDPTIRLTLSAAASHTFPGAAPALPWPAQGQSAVHVEGLGPMGASGGSAPTPTASVAKVMTAYVYLRGHPLRPGEPGPVLTVSPQAAAQIPARRKREESLLGVTANQRLTQRKALEALMIISANDVAHELARWDSGDEAAFVAKMNAAARELGMTGTTYTDPSGYDSRTVSTAADQVKLLRAAMKVPAFAEIVDHPAYIPDGGGEPRPGGNILLGQYGVVGGKTGYTDAAGGNFVFAARKRVAGVTTLIVGAVMGQRSTSAMAAVTAGQQLVAAAEGAMTAATLAPANAPVARIDDGLGGRTPVRVASALTVVGWPGLTVPVAVEGDPPHRAGTGARVGMITAGAAKVPLKLDRPLKPPSPLKKLIRLG; translated from the coding sequence GTGTCGGGAGACAGAGACGAGGAGGGTCTGGCCGTGGCCGACGCCCAGCAGGAATCGGAGCAGGCCGTCCGGCCGGACGCCGCGGGGGACCCGGCTCCCGGGGACGAGGCCGCTGAGGGCACGGCGCCCGAGGGCACCCGGGCGGAGGCGCCCGCCGCGCCGAAGCCGGAACCGGCGCGCTCCGGGACGGCGGAGTTCCGCATCCCCGACGCACCCGGGCAGAAGGCGCGGGAGGAGACCCCCGGCGAGGACGACGACACGCCCGGCGAGGCAACGGACGAGGCGTCCCGGAAGGACGAGGCGTCCCGGAAGAAGGCCGCCGCGCTGACCAGGCCGGACATCTCCGTGCGCCGGAGCCCCACGCCGACCGTCGAGGACACACCCGCGGGGACACCGACACGCGAAGAACCGGCGCAGCCCGTCCCCGGCCCATGGGAAGGCAAGCCGCCCGTGCAGGCCGATGCCGAACGTCCGGAAACAGGGTCGTCAGGGCGGTGGGCGGCCCCCTGGGAGGACGAAGCACCCGCACAACCCGCGCCCGAACCAGAGGCCACCGAACCGCAGGCCGCCGCACCGCAGCCACCCGCGCCACAACCACCTGCACCACAGCCACCTGCACCACCGGCCGTCGCCCCCGCCGCGCCCGTCCCTCCGGCGGACGCGCAGGAGGGCGGGGCGCCCCGCCCTCGCCGGAGACGCCGCGCGCTGGTCATCGTGCTGGCGGCGGCGGTCCTGGTCGCGGGGGTGGTGACGGGGCAGCTCGTCCGGCCGGTGCCCGACCCGACGATCAGGCTGACGCTCTCCGCGGCGGCCTCCCACACGTTCCCCGGCGCGGCTCCGGCGCTGCCGTGGCCCGCGCAGGGGCAGTCGGCCGTGCACGTGGAGGGGCTCGGGCCGATGGGGGCGTCCGGCGGATCGGCGCCGACACCGACCGCGAGCGTCGCCAAGGTGATGACCGCGTACGTGTACCTGCGCGGGCATCCGCTGCGGCCGGGTGAGCCGGGGCCGGTACTGACGGTGTCGCCGCAGGCGGCGGCGCAGATCCCGGCGCGCCGCAAGCGGGAGGAGTCGCTGCTCGGCGTGACGGCGAACCAGCGGCTCACCCAGCGCAAGGCGCTGGAGGCCCTGATGATCATTTCGGCGAACGACGTGGCGCACGAGCTGGCGCGCTGGGACTCGGGCGACGAGGCGGCGTTCGTGGCGAAGATGAACGCCGCGGCGCGCGAGCTGGGCATGACGGGCACGACGTACACCGACCCGAGCGGCTACGACTCGCGGACGGTGAGCACGGCCGCCGACCAGGTGAAGCTGCTGCGAGCGGCGATGAAGGTCCCGGCGTTCGCGGAGATCGTCGACCATCCCGCCTACATCCCGGACGGTGGCGGGGAGCCCCGGCCGGGCGGCAACATCCTGCTCGGGCAGTACGGCGTGGTCGGCGGCAAGACCGGCTACACGGACGCGGCGGGCGGGAACTTCGTGTTCGCGGCGCGCAAGCGGGTGGCGGGCGTCACGACGCTGATCGTGGGCGCGGTGATGGGCCAGCGGTCCACGAGCGCGATGGCGGCGGTGACGGCCGGGCAGCAGCTCGTGGCGGCGGCGGAGGGCGCGATGACGGCGGCGACGCTGGCACCGGCGAACGCCCCGGTGGCGCGGATCGACGACGGGCTCGGCGGCAGGACGCCGGTGCGCGTCGCGTCCGCCCTGACCGTGGTGGGATGGCCGGGCCTGACCGTGCCGGTCGCGGTCGAGGGCGACCCCCCGCACCGGGCGGGCACCGGCGCCCGGGTGGGCATGATCACAGCAGGAGCCGCCAAGGTCCCGCTGAAGCTGGACCGTCCCCTGAAGCCCCCGTCCCCCTTGAAGAAACTGATCCGCCTAGGCTGA
- a CDS encoding TetR/AcrR family transcriptional regulator: protein MSGDERSTVRRAPTKGQQARRERLLESARRLALEGGYHAVTMHDVADRAGVGRATVYRYFATKDHLLTEVAATWAHRVARDVDALAVGGAPLERLTALLERIVSAAAGEPALTSAIVQAVTSDDPGVDDARTVLFLFVRDRLSAAIGDALPGRDDVEVALGHILLAALLSLGPLHRPPEEVAAMVRASGRLVLAGAMTTATA, encoded by the coding sequence GTGAGCGGCGACGAGCGGTCCACCGTCAGGCGGGCGCCGACCAAGGGTCAGCAGGCCAGGCGGGAGCGGCTGCTGGAATCGGCGCGCCGGCTCGCCCTGGAGGGCGGCTACCACGCCGTCACCATGCACGACGTGGCCGACCGCGCCGGGGTCGGCCGCGCGACCGTGTACCGGTACTTCGCCACCAAGGACCACCTGCTCACCGAGGTCGCCGCCACCTGGGCGCACCGCGTCGCCCGCGACGTCGACGCGCTCGCCGTCGGCGGCGCCCCGCTGGAGCGGCTCACCGCGCTGCTGGAGCGGATCGTGTCCGCCGCCGCCGGGGAACCGGCGCTGACCTCCGCCATCGTCCAGGCCGTGACCTCGGACGACCCCGGCGTGGACGACGCGCGCACCGTGCTGTTCCTGTTCGTGCGGGACCGGCTGTCCGCGGCGATCGGCGACGCGCTGCCCGGACGCGACGACGTCGAGGTCGCCCTCGGCCACATCCTGCTCGCGGCGCTGCTCAGCCTCGGCCCCCTGCACCGCCCGCCCGAGGAGGTCGCCGCCATGGTCCGCGCGTCCGGGCGGCTCGTCCTGGCCGGGGCGATGACCACCGCGACGGCCTGA
- the galE gene encoding UDP-glucose 4-epimerase GalE: MKVLITGGAGFIGSTIASAFAERGITPVVLDSLITGRQEFTEGKIFYQGDIGDGVLVDQIFQAHPDIAVTVHCAALIVVPDSMTDPERYYRVNLTKTLDLAGHLLRNGCERMIFASTAGMYRPEPDLSVSETSALDPQNPYTRSKMMAELLLEDLSRAHGLRVISLRYLNPIGADPRLRTGLQNSKPTHALGKMIESYENGVAFTITGTGWDTRDGTAIRDYIHVWDIARAFCEAAARFDAIVPPVQPAGRTGYEVVNLGTGDGTTVRELVTAFREVVGDGFQAVDAPARPGDVVGAFVRPDKAWELLGWKPEYTIEDAIRHSLQWAERRRRSAA, from the coding sequence ATGAAAGTGCTGATCACAGGGGGAGCCGGGTTCATCGGAAGCACGATCGCCTCCGCCTTCGCGGAGCGCGGGATCACGCCCGTGGTGCTCGACAGCCTCATCACCGGGAGGCAGGAGTTCACCGAGGGCAAGATCTTCTATCAGGGGGACATCGGCGACGGCGTCCTCGTCGACCAGATCTTCCAGGCCCATCCGGACATCGCCGTCACGGTGCACTGCGCCGCGCTCATCGTGGTGCCGGACTCGATGACCGACCCCGAGCGCTACTACCGCGTCAACCTGACGAAGACGCTCGACCTCGCGGGTCACCTCCTCCGCAACGGATGCGAGCGGATGATCTTTGCGTCCACCGCCGGGATGTACCGTCCCGAACCCGATCTGTCGGTCTCGGAGACGTCCGCGCTGGATCCGCAGAACCCCTACACGCGGTCCAAGATGATGGCGGAGCTCCTCCTGGAGGACCTCTCGCGGGCCCACGGCCTGCGCGTCATCTCGCTCCGCTACCTCAACCCGATCGGCGCCGACCCGCGGCTGCGCACCGGCCTCCAGAACAGCAAGCCCACCCACGCCCTCGGCAAGATGATCGAGTCCTACGAGAACGGCGTCGCCTTCACGATCACGGGCACCGGCTGGGACACCCGCGACGGCACCGCGATCCGCGACTACATCCACGTCTGGGACATCGCCCGCGCCTTCTGCGAGGCCGCCGCCCGCTTCGACGCGATCGTCCCGCCGGTCCAGCCCGCCGGGCGCACCGGCTACGAGGTCGTCAACCTCGGGACGGGCGACGGGACCACCGTCCGGGAGCTGGTCACCGCCTTCCGCGAGGTCGTCGGCGACGGCTTCCAGGCCGTGGACGCCCCGGCCCGTCCCGGTGACGTCGTGGGCGCCTTCGTCCGCCCGGACAAGGCGTGGGAGCTGCTCGGCTGGAAGCCCGAGTACACGATCGAGGACGCCATCCGCCACTCCCTCCAATGGGCCGAACGGCGCCGCCGGAGCGCCGCCTGA
- a CDS encoding response regulator, which produces MQPIRVLIVDDHALFAEALSARLQREHDLVILPVAADVRRALALAATERPRVLVLDMTLGAESGLDVLDRVRTSHPDVRVVVLTATDDLDTLVQAVRRGAVGWLSKTESADLVARVIRSAARQGGWVPPDVLGEVLRRLLSGAPEPDGGARLLAALTPREREVLQCMVDGLGRAEIAERLGLSANTVRTHTQNLLAKLDLHSALEAITLAMRAGMRPRG; this is translated from the coding sequence ATGCAACCCATCCGCGTCCTGATCGTGGACGATCACGCGCTGTTCGCCGAGGCGCTGTCCGCCCGGCTGCAGCGCGAACACGACCTGGTGATCCTTCCCGTCGCCGCGGACGTGCGGCGCGCGCTCGCGCTGGCCGCCACCGAACGCCCCCGGGTGCTCGTCCTCGACATGACGCTGGGGGCCGAGAGCGGCCTGGACGTCCTGGACCGGGTGCGCACGTCGCATCCGGACGTCCGGGTGGTGGTGCTGACGGCGACGGACGACCTGGACACGCTGGTGCAGGCCGTCCGGCGCGGGGCGGTGGGCTGGCTGTCCAAGACCGAGAGCGCCGACCTCGTCGCGCGGGTGATCAGGTCGGCGGCGCGGCAGGGCGGGTGGGTCCCGCCGGACGTGCTCGGCGAGGTGCTGCGGCGGCTGCTGAGCGGAGCGCCGGAACCGGACGGCGGCGCGCGGCTGCTGGCGGCGCTGACGCCGCGCGAGCGGGAGGTGCTCCAGTGCATGGTCGACGGGCTCGGGCGCGCGGAGATCGCCGAGCGGCTCGGGCTGTCGGCCAACACCGTCCGGACGCACACGCAGAACCTGCTCGCGAAACTCGACCTGCACTCGGCGCTGGAGGCCATCACGCTCGCGATGCGGGCGGGGATGCGCCCGCGCGGCTGA
- a CDS encoding DegT/DnrJ/EryC1/StrS family aminotransferase, translating into MSRTTVPFTVPSFAGEVSDAVVKVLDSGWVTTGPQTAAFEQDFADFLGAPHVVAVASCTTALELCLRAMDLPQGSPVLTPSLTFCGAINAILHAGHRPVLVDIDEDTLVPGPREVAEAAARTAPRAMVVQNQGGYPVDVAALAEAAGLGRDRVVEDAAHGPGAERGGRPVGAESHAACFSFYATKNMPIGEGGAIATGDQELADRVRAMRLHGMSKDSWKRYLPGGSWRYDVKDVGLKANMTDIQASIGRAQLVALPGWQKTRGELAARYDAALDGLPGLTLPQRGLDGLQHAWHLYQVRVPDRDALIAELETAGVATSVHFIPANQMTSYRRILGEEECGRVPVTDRVGEELLSLPLYPGLTPDGQERVVSALTGALRARG; encoded by the coding sequence ATGAGCCGGACAACGGTTCCGTTCACCGTCCCGTCGTTCGCCGGGGAGGTGTCGGACGCGGTGGTGAAAGTGCTCGACTCCGGGTGGGTGACCACCGGGCCGCAGACCGCGGCGTTCGAGCAGGACTTCGCCGATTTCCTGGGCGCGCCGCACGTCGTCGCGGTCGCCTCGTGCACGACGGCGCTGGAGCTGTGCCTGCGCGCCATGGACCTGCCGCAGGGGTCGCCGGTGCTGACGCCCAGCCTGACGTTCTGCGGCGCGATCAACGCGATCCTGCACGCCGGGCACCGGCCGGTGCTGGTGGACATCGACGAGGACACGCTGGTGCCGGGCCCGCGGGAGGTCGCCGAGGCCGCCGCGCGGACGGCGCCGCGGGCGATGGTCGTCCAGAACCAGGGCGGGTACCCGGTGGACGTGGCGGCGCTGGCCGAGGCGGCGGGGCTGGGCCGCGACCGGGTCGTCGAGGACGCCGCGCACGGCCCCGGGGCGGAGCGCGGCGGGCGACCGGTCGGGGCGGAGTCGCACGCGGCGTGCTTCTCCTTCTACGCCACCAAGAACATGCCGATCGGCGAGGGCGGCGCGATCGCGACCGGCGACCAGGAGCTGGCCGACCGGGTGCGGGCGATGCGGCTGCACGGCATGAGCAAGGACTCCTGGAAGCGGTACCTGCCGGGCGGAAGCTGGCGGTACGACGTGAAGGACGTCGGGCTCAAGGCGAACATGACCGACATCCAGGCGTCCATCGGACGCGCGCAGCTCGTGGCGCTGCCCGGCTGGCAGAAGACGCGCGGCGAACTGGCCGCCCGCTACGACGCGGCGCTGGACGGGCTGCCCGGCCTGACCCTCCCGCAGCGGGGACTGGACGGCCTCCAGCACGCCTGGCACCTGTACCAGGTCCGCGTCCCGGACCGGGACGCGCTCATCGCCGAGCTGGAGACGGCGGGCGTCGCGACGTCGGTGCACTTCATCCCGGCCAACCAGATGACGTCCTACCGGCGGATCCTGGGCGAGGAGGAGTGCGGGCGGGTCCCGGTGACCGACCGGGTCGGCGAGGAGCTGCTGTCGCTCCCGCTGTACCCGGGGCTGACGCCCGACGGCCAGGAGCGGGTCGTCTCCGCGCTGACCGGGGCGTTGCGGGCCCGGGGCTGA